Below is a window of Nitrospira sp. DNA.
TAGGAACCATGGGACTCGGCATCTTGGCAGCACTGACCTGGAATGTGCCCTTGACATCCCTCTACATCCGCGTTGCAAGCTGGACCAGCCTAACCCTCTTGATGACCGGCTTGATTATCTTTTCAGTGAAGCTCACTTCGATTATCGCCAAGAAACCGGACCAGCTTCGGACAGGACAGATCTCCACCGACGAACTTAAGCTCACTGCCTGAAGGTCCTCCAGCCAGGCTCTCTCTTCCTGACCCCGGACATCGATTCTGATACAATCCCTTCCGTGGAAAAACGGTTCTCATTTCTAGATCCTCACGGCCATCGGGTAGCCGCAATTTTGACTACCCCTAATGGAGGGACGGATAAGGTCTCCATCCTCTGTCACGGGTTTCTTTCATCGAAGACCAGCTCGACGAACAATGCGCTGACCCGCATGCTGATCGGCCAAAACATCGCCACGTTCCGCTTCGACTTCTTCGGACAGGGGGAAAGCGAGGGTCCGTTCGATCAGATTACCGTCAGCCTGGCAGTTGAACAGGCACAGAGAGCAGTCGATCTCATGACGGATCGCGGGTATCGATACATCGGTCTGATGGGATCAAGTTTCGGTGGTCTGGTCTCGATCTTGACTGCTTCGCAACGGACGGACTTAACCTGTCTCGCCCTGAAATGTCCGGTCGTCGACTTCGCCGAAGAGCTACGGCTCGAATTCGGAAATGATGGAATGGCTCAATGGAAGGCAACCGACAAGATTCCGAACATCATGGGTGGCCCCGACCGAATCCCGCTTCACTATGGCTTTTATGAAGATGCTCTCCGGCAGATCGCTTATGCCCCCGCGCAATCAATCACGGCTCCAACCATCATCGTACAAGGCGACAAGGACGAGCATGTTCCGCTTCATCAAAGTCAACAGCTTTATGAAGCGCTTCGAGTCAAGAAACACCTTGAGATGCTACCAGGAGCGGACCATCAATTTACGAAGGGTCCAGATTTCCTACGGATGACCCAGATCATTGCCGATTGGCTAATAAAACATCTGTCAGTCGCCTAGTCATAAGCACAATATCCTTGTCTCCAGAAAACAGCATCAAGTCCTCCTCCCCCAACATTGAGTGGTGATGAACACAGGGAGAGAAGAGCCATGACACTCAAGCTGATAAAATCCAGCGGCAATGTTTTCCGGGATATCGGCTTTCCGCGCGAAGAAGCCGACATCTGTTGGTCCACGCGGACATCATCATCCATGTGCAGAAGCTCATCGCGTCCAGACGCCTCAAGCAGAAGGCCGCGGCCAAGATTCGCGGTGTGACACAGCCCCGCGTGACCGATCTCCTTCGGGGACGGCTCGACCTCTTCAGTACGGACGCGCTGATTGATCTCTTAGCCCGCTTGGGGGCTGTGGTGCGGCTCCAGGTAAGAATCCGGGATGCAACCTAGGAAATGCCAACTTACTCGCTCAGATCATCCGATCCGAACAGCTCATCCACGCGGACATCACAAAGCGGGCCAGACCATCGAAAACCAGAGTGATGGCCATTGCCAATGAGAAAATGCGGGGTGTCTCTACAGACGTGTTGATTCGAGTACTTGCCGCAACAGGCCACCGTGCCGACATTCGAGCTAAGAAAACCGCGGCCTAGTGTTGCCCTGAGCGCTGCTCACTGGCATGCACAGAACAAGATGTGCCCCCTTAATTTCGGCTCCACACCATCACCTTCGGTTCGGCCTTATGAGGAGCCCTCCGAGAGGATCCGGACATCATTCTTGTCGGCGAGATGCGGGATCTGGAGACCATCGCGTTGGCGGTGGAGGCCGCGGCAACCGGGCATTTGGCGTTCGGGACACTGCACACGGAGAATGCCGCCAAGTCCGTCGACCGCATCATCGAAGTCTTTCCCTCCTCGGAGCAGCCGCAAATTCGCAACACCCTCTCCACGGCGCTGCACGTCGTGGTCGCACAGAATCTCTTCAAGCGAATTGACAAGAAGGGGCGATGTGCAGCACCGGAGATTTTGGTCTGTACCCCGGCCGTCAGCAATCTCATCCGGGACGCCAAAACGTTTCAGATCGCTTCGCTGATGCAGACCGGGAAAAACGTCGGCATGCAGACCTTAGATGACGCGATTCAGGATCTACTGACAAAGAAATGGATTTCGGCCGAGGAGGCGTACGAAAAATCCATCGACAAGAATCGATTCGCCAAACTCCTCAAAACCCCGCCGGATGTGCTGCAGTAGCCCAGAGACTGTGACGCGGCAAAGTACGCCCGGGCCTTCGACAGGCAGGGGTCTTACGATGAGCGCGGGCAAGAAGACAATTTGAGAGTCATCTTAGGAGCCAGCTCTTAATTACACGAACCACTCGCTCCGTCAATGAATGCTCGGCTGTTTTCCCGGCGCACACCAAAACAAAGCTAACAAAGCCTGAGGCAGCGGCCTCTGTCGCTGCCAAGCCCAGCAATTGGCCAAAGGCCCAAAGTGAACCCACCATCGCCAATTGCATAAGCAAATAGAAGAGCGAGGTGATAGCGAGCGCCGTGAACGAAGCCAGACCCCAAAACCCTACCTTCTCCCCGAACTCCCAGTCCCAGAACTCCAAGCTCCTGTCGAAAATCACGACCCTTGCCATAAACACCGACAAAGGAATGAGAATTACAACGACTAACGTGGTTTCCAGCGCATTTCCCTTCGAAATTACAATGATCGGGAGTAAGACGGGCGAACTTACTACAACTAGAAAGAAAGTGGCCCACAAAAGAGCAACCTGCACTATAAGGACAATGAAAACAATTGGAGCAGATACGAAAAGAGTGAGGGTGTGGGGAATGTTATGCGTGGTTTCTGCCCAGGCCGATAACCGATAAATAAAGTTGTGGATACCGTCGAAAAAAGCGCCAATGGGCTTCCAAAGAAAACCCACAGACTCCCCGAATAAATACTCCGTTAAATTTAGTGGGTTGAGATGCCCAACTGCTTCATATAAGCGGGACTGGAAATTGAGAAGATCAGGCACCTTGTCTGAAAGAGCATGTCTAAATACCGGCTCGAACACCGCCGTGACTATCAACATGACAAACGCGATTGCGACATAGTCAATAACAAAGTTCTGGACTCTTCTTAGAAATCTGCGAGTTGAATTCTTGAGCTTGGTTCTTCGTGGGCCAGGTGTATGTAGTAGCTTTTGTTCTCCATCAGGTCTCATTGGCTGGTCATCGTTCCGTGTCAAAGCGTGTATTGAGTTTTGGGCAAAATATTGTCGTTTTCGTTAACCTGAGCGGCATATCCAGTCGCGCTGGGCCGCGCTACACCTACCCCGGACGACCCTCCCCCTCAAATTTATGGTTAAACTTTGAATGTATCAGCGATGAGGAAGCTCGCGACCCCTGTGCGAGCTATGCAGCCGATCGCTTACGATGGATCGAGCCTTTGCTTGAACGTCTGGATGGCTGAGTTGACTTGCCGGCGGCGTTACACAGGACCCGCAAGGCTCGGTTTACGGAAGCCGAATCGGGAAATACTTTTGCCAAGTCTGGATCGACAAGCACAAGATTTGTTCCCGCCATAGCGTGCTTATAGTATTTTCCGCGCACGGCTTTTTTCAGCTTGGTCAAATCGTACTCCGGTCGAAGATCGTCTTTCTCTGCTTTAGAGGATGCCTTCCGCATACTGTTGCCTTTCTTTTGAAGTTGCTTTTCTCGCACTTATGATTCGAATTCACTTTCCACGATCACAATGCGAAAGGAACAATACACGACCCGATCTCGATAGACCAACAGTAATTTCCCGGGGCTCTTCATCTGAATGGTCCGGGTCTTCAAGGGTCATTGCGTTGATATCTTGAAATACCGTAGCCCCCTCCTCAAAGGACACGCCGTGCTTCCGTCGGTTTGCTTCGGCCTTCTTTGGATCCCACTCATACGTCACCCGCTAGAATAGCATGTTTCAACAACCCTAGGCGAACCCGGGGATGGTTTGACCGGTGCGTTTCGCCTCTTGCTTAATAAATAATCCCACCGACCACCCAATGCCGATCATCCGGGATGTCGATCAACAATCTCGTGAGATTCATGCGGGCCAGCTGCGAGCCGACCTCGTTCCTCCGTAAAGGCAGCTCGTCCAGAACGTGATCAACGCCTGACCATAAGGATTGCACGTCAGTAATTGATCTTTGGCGGCGCTCGTTGTAAGGTAGCCGCCAGCAGGACAAACGATCATGACGAGCGTACACGAACAAGCGTTCCTCGAAAAGCTTCGCCATCTTCCCCCTGAACAGGTGGTGGAAGTGGAGCATTTTGTCGACTTCCTGGTCCAGCGTCGAGCCGAAGAACATCGATTGACCCAGGCTGCCAGCCAAGTCGCGGAACCCGCCTTCGCCCGTATTTGGGACAATCCCGACGACGCCGACTATGACCGGCTATGAGTTCGGGGAAATCGTCCTCGTCCCATTTCCCTTCACCGATCAATCCGCCACGAAGCACCGCCCAGCGGTTGTCATCAGCAGTACCGCCTATCATCGGGCGCGCCCCGACCTGATCATCATGGCGGTCACGAGTCAGCAGCCAACCGCAGACGCTCTCGGGGAGGTGGTGGTCGAAGACTGGCGGGGAGCCGGACTGCTCAAGCCGTCCGTGCTCAAACCAGTCCTGACGACGATTGCTCCGGCGCTAATTCTGAAGAAGCTCGGACGACTCACCGTATCGGATCAAGTGCACCTGCGACAGGCACTTGCACAAATTCTCGGCTAGTCCCTTCGACAACGGGGCGCACCATACGAAGACTGGTTAAGGTCAAAGAAATTGAGGTCGGATCCTGCCATACACCTCTTCAAGCCCATGGGATGTTATAGTGAGTCAAATTGTCGAACCGTGTACCCCCACGGCTCGACCGATCTCGGACAAGCTGTGGAGAAGAAAGACGGATCGAAGTATCTTCAGATCACGTGTCTCAATGAGTCACGATTTTGAATGTATCGCCAGCAATGATGAGTCCCTCAGTGCCATCAGCGAGCTTGACCTTGAAGCCGTCATAATCCTGGCCGTGATACACACCGATGGCTTTTGTCTTCTCACCCACCTTCAGAACCGCAATGACTTTCCCCGGTTGAACACTGGCGCCCGAAGATTCAGAAGAAGCAGGCGCCTGATCTATGCTGTGAACTTCCGTCGGCTTTTCGATCAGGAGGATGGTCTCGGGGCTCTCGCATCCCAGTTGGACTGAGACACCCACAATTAGTAGAACCAGCAGGGCAAGGTGCTCACCAAAATGTCTTTCGACTGTACAGGGCCACATATTTTTCGTGTTCTCCTCATCAATAGATGATCCCTCCAACCACCCAATGCCGATCATCAGGAATGTCGATTAATAATCGTGTCAGATTCATGCGGGCCAATTGTGAGCCGATTTCATCTTCCGTAAAAGCGGCGAGCAGGGAGTTGTAAAAGTCACGGCGTAGAATGTCCGGCTCATGAGCAGCGTAGTGATCGACGATGGCCTGTGCCGCTTCCGGCGATTCGGGACGCAGCAGGTCCATCACCAGCACCGGCGCCCCCGGTTTCACGAGCTGACGAAGCTTCTGCCAGAACTGCAGCGGATTCGGGAGATGATGAAGCAGGCTGTTGGAGATGACGGCATCGACTATTCTCGCACCGGCCACATCTTCAAACCGTTCGCATCGTAATGTGATCCGATCAGTCAGCCCTGCTTGCTTTACTGCTTGCTCTCCTAAGTGAATCATTGGCGCCGAAGCATCGACCCCGATGACCTGGCAGGTTGAATAGAGTTTGGCAAACCGAATTGGAATGTCGGCCGGCCCACACCCGAGATCCAGCACCTTGCCGGTTGTAAACTCCGGGAAGTATTCTTTAAATCGATCTACGAATCCTTGATTCTCCTCCGCGAAATCGGCACGCGCGTAGGCGTCGGCCTGCTTCGAATCGTCCATCAGTTCTGGTTCTAGAACACGGTCCATTATGTCTCCGTTAATCGTTCCTCGTTAACCGTTAACCGCCGTTTAACATTTTTTACACCTCAACATGTACTGCATCTCCAGGCCGTACGACTCCGCCTTGCAGCACTTTCGCATAGACACGACTCCAGCCTGGATTGACCTTTTGCGAAATGCGCGTGAAGTCATCGTCTCGAAACCAGCGCCCATTGTGGCTGCAGGGTGTCGTATAACTGGTCACTTCGAGTTCAACTTCTGGTCCGATTGCCAATCGAATGCCGGGCTGAACTAGTCCCCAATCTAATCCCGCTACGGTCAGATTTTCACCGGATGATCCGGCATCGATGGGGTGGCCTTCTTCTTGAAGTTGCTCGATGAGCTCAAGCGAATACAAACAGACCGCACGGCCAGGTCCCCCATGGAACTTGAGGTTCCGCTGGCGATCGCCATCCAAACCCCGTTCGCTCACCTTAGCCTCCCAAACCGGCAGCTTCGGAACTCCTCCATCGGAGATGCTAATCTGATGCACATGTGGATAGGATGGCCTGCTGGACATCGTTAGGCCTCTCCGTCGCAGGATTCCGGTCTGAGGAATTTCATCGCCACCCAACCTTCTTCCTCACGTCGGCCGACGCAGACAAGGCTTAGATCGGACAACTGTTCGGTGATCTCCGCTTCTTGCTCGATGAGAATGCCGGAGAGCAGTAGACGCGCCCCGGAGCATGCGCGGCTAGCCAAATCCTTCGAGAGAGCTAAAATGGTGTGCCGATCAAGATTGGCCAGCAGAAGATCGGCGGCAAACGAACCTCGTTGTGCCAGATCCTTCAAGGTCCCACACAGGATTTCAATCCGTTCCTTCAATCCATTCAGCACGACAGCCTCTCTCGCACAATCTACGGCAACAGAATCAATTTCGACTCCAATGGCCGATGCCGCACCTAGTTTTACCGCTGTTATGGCCAAGATTGCGCTGCCCGTCCCCACATCTACAACCTGTTCTCCGCCATGAATCTCTTCCTGCAGCCACTCCAGAAGCATGCGAGTCGTCGCATGGTGGCCGGTGCCGAACGCTTGCTTGGGATCAAGCGCGATCTCGATATCATTCAGGCCGAGCAGGACCGACTCCCAAGTCGGACGAATAACCAGCCGACCGATTCGAAGCGGCTTCACCGAGCGTGCCCACGCGTCGTTCCAGTCTTGAACCGGCACGAGTGTGACTGAAAAAGAATGTTCACTACTCGCCGTCTCTGAAAGGACTTCACAAACCGAAGCTAACCGCTCTCCGTTCCAGTGGTCTTGCGCCCAATAGAGATGAATCTCGTCCACATCTTCCCAGGCTCCCTGGACCGTCGGATCATCAAGCCGACTCAGCAATTCCCCCGCATCCAGAGAACCGCGAATACACACATCCACCCAGTCATGCGGCATCATCATTGCTCACTCGTGATCGGCTACTTCCATCGTGCCGTGCAGGAGATGAGGCCTGATTTGACGTCCACCACCTGTTCCCAGTAAGGTCGCGGGATATGGCAGGCTCACGCAACTCCCAGATCGAGGCGGTTATCCGGCGCACCGACCGCCTCATTACTCAAGGAACGAAGACCAGCGCAACGTTCACACGATGGCGGTTGGCTATTTTCCTCAGCGGCCTCGTCGGCACCGTGACCCTCTATAAGCTCGACTGGTATCACAGCGGCAACCTGGCCCTTGGAGCATTCCTTACCATTTTCGTCACCGTGGCAACGTATCATAACAGGGTGGAAACCAGGATTCACCGGCTGCGCCAATGGAAGCAGATCAAGCTGGCTCATCTGGCTCGAATGGCGTTGGATTGGGCCGGGATTGCGCCAAGACCCGGTGAAGGTCCGAAGTCTCATCCATATGCCGCTGACCTGGATCTCTTCGGCACGCATTCGCTGACACATCTTCTCGACACCACCGTATCCGACCATGGCAGAGAGCGCTTGCAGAGCTGGCTGCTGGAGCAACCCCCTTCTCCCGCTCATTGGCACGCACGGCAGTCTTTGGTGAAAGAACTGGCGCCTCGTTCCTTATTTCGCGACCGGCTTGCGCTCGAAGCCAAGCTGACGGGAGACCAAGAAATCAACGGTAGGCGATTGGCTGCCGTGCTGGAACATTCGATCGGCTTGCCTCGCTTAGACGCCATACTTGCCGTTCAGAGCGTCCTTGCTCTTGCCACGATCGGCCTTGCCTCGGCTTCGATGCTCGGCTTGCTTCCCGGTTATTGGATGTTTTCGTTCGCGGCCTATGTGTTGATTTACTTCATGACTGATCAAGGGGAAGAGTTGCTGGAGCATGCCGTCGGACTTCACCATGAAACTGAGCGGCTTGCCACAGTCCTCGGTTACATTGAGCGGCATGTAAGACGACGAGACTCGGCGCTCGCTTGCGTCTGGACAAATCTGATCGGTGAGGCCAGTCCCACGTTGCACCTTAACCGCGCTGCACGGACGCTTCATGCGATCAGCATCAAAGCCCATCCACTCGTCCATCTTGCCGTCAACGCGTTGTGCCCCTGGGATCTGTGGTTCACTCGACAACTCATTCACACCCAGCGCGACATCAAGCATGCACTCCCTCTGTGGTTGGACTGTTTGGCAGAAGTCGAAGCGGCATCGGCTCTGGCTACCTTTGCCTATCTCCATCCTGATTACACATGGCCGACTCCCTTCATCGCAGCCGGCGAACAAAACGGCACCCCTCCTGCTCTCAACGCCGACCGACTCGGCCATCCGCTACTGCCGGCCAAGACCCGTATGACCAACGACGTTCATCTGAAGGGACTCGGCTCCATTCACCTGATTACCGGTTCCAACATGTCCGGCAAGAGCACCTTCCTACGGACGATCGGTATCAATCTCTGCCTAGCGCAAGCCGGGGCCCCTGTCTGCGCCGATTCATTTGAATGGACATGGAGCAGGTTGGCCTGTTGCATCCGTGTCGACGATTCTCTCGATGCCGGTCTGTCCTTCTTCTATGCGGAGGTCAAACGACTCAAAACGATCCTCGATGCGACTCAGGAACGTACCTTACCGCCCATACTGTTCCTGATCGATGAGATCTTCAAGGGCACCAACAATCGAGAGAGGCTTATCGGCAGCCGTGCCTACATCACCGCGTTGTCGCAAGGACAGGGCTTCGGCCTCGTGAGCACCCACGATTTGGAGTTGGCGGATCTGGAATCAGCAGTACCGGGTTTGACCAACGCGCACTTTCAAGAAACTGTCTCGGCCGGCGCCCTGGAATTCGACTATAGGCTCAGACCAGGCCCTTGCCCCACGACGAATGCGCTGAGAATCATGGAACTGGAAGGTCTGCCTATTTCCCCAACCTCTCAAATCAGGCACAATAACCCGCACGGATGACCACCTCGGCCGGTTCTGAAACTCAACCTCTATTGCATTCCCTCCGCGGTCTCTTGATCGCCCAATTCTGCGGCGCATTCAACGATAACGCGTGGAAACTGATGGTCGCCTTACTCGCCATTCGGCAGGCCACGGCAGGTATGGCACCGGGCCCCCAACTGGAGACAGTCGCCCAGACCCAGACGGCGATGGCATTTGTCATTTTTACGCTGCCGTTGGTGTTCCTCTCTCTCGTCGGAGGCACATTGGCCGATCGCGTGAGCAAGCGGACGGTGATCATCGCCATCAAGATTGTCGAGGTGTGTCTGATGTCCGCCGGCACCGTCGCGCTCTGGCTTAATCCCGCCGGTGGCATTCTCCCCTTGATCGTCTTATGCGGCATGGGCGTGCATAGCGCCCTCTTCAGTCCATCGAAGTATGGCATTCTTCCTGAATTGATCCCGCATGAGCGACTTGCCGCCGGTAACGGTCTGTTGGAGATGTGGACCTTTGCAGCCATTCTGACCGGCACCGCTGCCGGAGGTTTTCTATTACAGATGTCCGGAGCCCACACCTGGCTGGCTCCGCTTGTATTGACCGGACTGTCGGTCGTCGGTCTCACAACCGCCTTTGGGATTCCACGAGTATCGCCCGCCCGTGCTGCCGGAGGGGTGGGGTCCACAGTCCAAGGCGCATGGGCGGCGATTCAATCCGAACGGATATTGCGCATGGCCATTCCCATGGAAATCATGTTCTGGACGATTGCGAGCCTGTTCGGACAGAACATCATCGTCTATGCCAAAGCTGTCTTGCATCTGTCCGACGCGATGTCGGGCCTTCCACTCACCATTCTGTCTGTAGGCATCGGAATCGGCGCAATGCTGGTCGGGCGAATTTCGAAGAACCGTGTGGAATACGGATTGATTCCTTTGGGCGCCATCGGCGTGTTCTTAACATTGCTGTTGCTCGGCATCCTAGCACCCCCGTTGACAGGAACGTTCCTCATGATGGGAGCACTGGGAATTTGTAGTTCATTCATCTTTGTTCCGTTGAACGCCATCCTGCAATGGAAATCCCCGTCCGATCGGCGCGGTGCAGTCATTTCGTTCTCCAACACGTGCGTCTTCACCGGTATTTTGCTGGGATCGCTCGCGGGTGGCTCTCTGGCCAATGTCGGTATCTCGACAACCGGCATTTTCTTGGCTGCAGCTGTCATGACTCTAGGCGGCATCGGTTGGGCACTGTGGTTTTTGCCGGATACGTTTATTCGGCTGATGCTGGTCATTCTCACAAACACACTCTATCGCCTCCGCATCGTCGGCCAGTCTCATGTTCCACAATCCGGCGGCGCGCTCGTCATTCCAAATCACGTCTCTTTTATCGACGGGTTTCTGCTGATCGCCAGTCTGGATCGTCCCGTCCGGTTTGTCGTTGACTCGCAATATGCTGAGCAGCCGATCTTCAAGCCCTTCATGAAGGCGCTCAGAGTCATTCCCATTTCCTCGCATGAAGGTTTGCGAGTGATTCTGCGGGCACTCCGCGAAGCCGGTTCTGCCATCGACGATGGAAATCTCGTGTGCATTTTTCCTGAAGGCCAGATCACTCGTACCGGAACGCTCTTGCCGTTCCGCAGGGGATTTGAACGGATCGTAAAAGAACGGACAGCCCCCATCATCCCAGTCCACCTGGACCGTGTGTGGGGCAGCATCTTCAGCTTCAATCGGGGCCGCTTTCTCTGGAAAGTGCCGGAGCGGCTTCCCTATCCTGTGACGGTTTCGTTCGGCGCACCGCTGCCGACGGATACCTCGGCGCACGAGCTGCGCAGGAAGATTCGAGAGCTCGGTGAGGCTGCCTGGCAGCTCAGGAAATCGACTCGTCGGCCGCTCCATCGTCAATTTATTTCGTCGATGCGTCGTGCTCCTTTGCGTTTAGCCATGGCCGACCAGAATCGCCCTCACGTCACATCCCTACAAGCCCTGATCGGATCAATCGTCCTTGCGAGGGCGCTTCAGCCGTATTGGAAGGACCAACAACGAGTGGGCGTCTTGTTGCCGCCTACAGTCGCCACCGCCTTGGTAAATGTCGCGGCGCCCCTCTGTGGGAAGACCATCGTGAACTTGAACTACACGGTCGGGAAATCTGGTTTAGAGGCCGCAGTGCATCTTGCCGGTCTGCGCACGATCGTGACCAGTCATACCTTCGTCGAGAAAGCCAAGCTCGAACTACCCGACGGACCGTTGGTGATCTGGCTCGAAGATGTGGCCAAGACAATCGATTTCGGTCAAAAGGTGATGGCTGCCCTGCTAGCCCTGTTCGCTCCCTGCCGCTTCATCGAACGAGCCTGCGGACAGA
It encodes the following:
- a CDS encoding 50S ribosomal protein L11 methyltransferase, giving the protein MMMPHDWVDVCIRGSLDAGELLSRLDDPTVQGAWEDVDEIHLYWAQDHWNGERLASVCEVLSETASSEHSFSVTLVPVQDWNDAWARSVKPLRIGRLVIRPTWESVLLGLNDIEIALDPKQAFGTGHHATTRMLLEWLQEEIHGGEQVVDVGTGSAILAITAVKLGAASAIGVEIDSVAVDCAREAVVLNGLKERIEILCGTLKDLAQRGSFAADLLLANLDRHTILALSKDLASRACSGARLLLSGILIEQEAEITEQLSDLSLVCVGRREEEGWVAMKFLRPESCDGEA
- a CDS encoding type II toxin-antitoxin system PemK/MazF family toxin encodes the protein MTGYEFGEIVLVPFPFTDQSATKHRPAVVISSTAYHRARPDLIIMAVTSQQPTADALGEVVVEDWRGAGLLKPSVLKPVLTTIAPALILKKLGRLTVSDQVHLRQALAQILG
- a CDS encoding acyl-[ACP]--phospholipid O-acyltransferase, producing MTTSAGSETQPLLHSLRGLLIAQFCGAFNDNAWKLMVALLAIRQATAGMAPGPQLETVAQTQTAMAFVIFTLPLVFLSLVGGTLADRVSKRTVIIAIKIVEVCLMSAGTVALWLNPAGGILPLIVLCGMGVHSALFSPSKYGILPELIPHERLAAGNGLLEMWTFAAILTGTAAGGFLLQMSGAHTWLAPLVLTGLSVVGLTTAFGIPRVSPARAAGGVGSTVQGAWAAIQSERILRMAIPMEIMFWTIASLFGQNIIVYAKAVLHLSDAMSGLPLTILSVGIGIGAMLVGRISKNRVEYGLIPLGAIGVFLTLLLLGILAPPLTGTFLMMGALGICSSFIFVPLNAILQWKSPSDRRGAVISFSNTCVFTGILLGSLAGGSLANVGISTTGIFLAAAVMTLGGIGWALWFLPDTFIRLMLVILTNTLYRLRIVGQSHVPQSGGALVIPNHVSFIDGFLLIASLDRPVRFVVDSQYAEQPIFKPFMKALRVIPISSHEGLRVILRALREAGSAIDDGNLVCIFPEGQITRTGTLLPFRRGFERIVKERTAPIIPVHLDRVWGSIFSFNRGRFLWKVPERLPYPVTVSFGAPLPTDTSAHELRRKIRELGEAAWQLRKSTRRPLHRQFISSMRRAPLRLAMADQNRPHVTSLQALIGSIVLARALQPYWKDQQRVGVLLPPTVATALVNVAAPLCGKTIVNLNYTVGKSGLEAAVHLAGLRTIVTSHTFVEKAKLELPDGPLVIWLEDVAKTIDFGQKVMAALLALFAPCRFIERACGQKTPLTPDSLATIIFSSGSTGEPKGVMLTHFNIDTNSQGATQVLHLYQDERVLGILPFFHSFGYMVFWFVMSNNAPMIFHPSPLDAAAIGELIRNYRITFLVTTPTFLQLYSRRCTPEQFSSVRVILTGAEKLQPRLAQAIEDKFGVGPIEGYGVTECAPVIAVNCPDFRAAGYYQPASRRGTVGQPLPGVSVQIVDPDSYTPLQAGAPGMLLVKGPNVMKGYLGREDLTAQVMRGGWYITGDIASLDEDGFLTITDRLSRFSKIGGEMVPHGKVEEALQLAAETDTQVFAVTGLPDEKKGERLAVLHTLEESRIPSILEKLSATGLPNLFIPGKHQFIKVETLPVLGTGKLDLRGLKRIAMERLQGTAES
- a CDS encoding MutS family DNA mismatch repair protein, coding for MAGSRNSQIEAVIRRTDRLITQGTKTSATFTRWRLAIFLSGLVGTVTLYKLDWYHSGNLALGAFLTIFVTVATYHNRVETRIHRLRQWKQIKLAHLARMALDWAGIAPRPGEGPKSHPYAADLDLFGTHSLTHLLDTTVSDHGRERLQSWLLEQPPSPAHWHARQSLVKELAPRSLFRDRLALEAKLTGDQEINGRRLAAVLEHSIGLPRLDAILAVQSVLALATIGLASASMLGLLPGYWMFSFAAYVLIYFMTDQGEELLEHAVGLHHETERLATVLGYIERHVRRRDSALACVWTNLIGEASPTLHLNRAARTLHAISIKAHPLVHLAVNALCPWDLWFTRQLIHTQRDIKHALPLWLDCLAEVEAASALATFAYLHPDYTWPTPFIAAGEQNGTPPALNADRLGHPLLPAKTRMTNDVHLKGLGSIHLITGSNMSGKSTFLRTIGINLCLAQAGAPVCADSFEWTWSRLACCIRVDDSLDAGLSFFYAEVKRLKTILDATQERTLPPILFLIDEIFKGTNNRERLIGSRAYITALSQGQGFGLVSTHDLELADLESAVPGLTNAHFQETVSAGALEFDYRLRPGPCPTTNALRIMELEGLPISPTSQIRHNNPHG
- a CDS encoding class I SAM-dependent methyltransferase, translating into MDRVLEPELMDDSKQADAYARADFAEENQGFVDRFKEYFPEFTTGKVLDLGCGPADIPIRFAKLYSTCQVIGVDASAPMIHLGEQAVKQAGLTDRITLRCERFEDVAGARIVDAVISNSLLHHLPNPLQFWQKLRQLVKPGAPVLVMDLLRPESPEAAQAIVDHYAAHEPDILRRDFYNSLLAAFTEDEIGSQLARMNLTRLLIDIPDDRHWVVGGIIY
- a CDS encoding MOSC domain-containing protein, whose product is MSERGLDGDRQRNLKFHGGPGRAVCLYSLELIEQLQEEGHPIDAGSSGENLTVAGLDWGLVQPGIRLAIGPEVELEVTSYTTPCSHNGRWFRDDDFTRISQKVNPGWSRVYAKVLQGGVVRPGDAVHVEV
- a CDS encoding alpha/beta hydrolase, which produces MEKRFSFLDPHGHRVAAILTTPNGGTDKVSILCHGFLSSKTSSTNNALTRMLIGQNIATFRFDFFGQGESEGPFDQITVSLAVEQAQRAVDLMTDRGYRYIGLMGSSFGGLVSILTASQRTDLTCLALKCPVVDFAEELRLEFGNDGMAQWKATDKIPNIMGGPDRIPLHYGFYEDALRQIAYAPAQSITAPTIIVQGDKDEHVPLHQSQQLYEALRVKKHLEMLPGADHQFTKGPDFLRMTQIIADWLIKHLSVA
- a CDS encoding XRE family transcriptional regulator codes for the protein MQKLIASRRLKQKAAAKIRGVTQPRVTDLLRGRLDLFSTDALIDLLARLGAVVRLQVRIRDAT